A stretch of Oryza brachyantha chromosome 4, ObraRS2, whole genome shotgun sequence DNA encodes these proteins:
- the LOC121053216 gene encoding putative cysteine-rich receptor-like protein kinase 35, protein MQARRIRIIVLIWTGDKDDIIQAIAKGVAYLHEGQDGSVIHRDLKPSNILLDDELKPKIADFGTAKLFVADQSAQTRVVSAGYASPEYAMGREMTLKCDVYSFGIVLLKTLSGVRNGSMQTLLPQASSVCALEHTNLRMDHQFRLIDPLANGNRVQAWRLWEQCNLIELLDPAMARPAPDDAELLYDLERCIHVGLLCVQDTADDRPTMPEVVTMQTSRTSQMEQPIRPTLGGSRSAMHPLRQTDAVLGSTTTDLT, encoded by the exons ATGCAGGCACGTCGAATCAGAATCATCGTGTTAATCTGGACTGGAGACAAAGACGATATAATTCAGGCCATCGCCAAAGGTGTCGCATACCTTCACGAAGGACAAGACGGGAGTGTGATCCACAGGGATCTCAAGCCGAGCAACATTCTTCTTGACGACGAATTGAAGCCTAAGATTGCAGACTTTGGCACTGCCAAGCTGTTCGTCGCCGATCAGTCAGCCCAGACCAGGGTGGTCTCAGC AGGCTACGCATCTCCGGAGTATGCGATGGGAAGAGAGATGACGCTGAAGTGCGATGTCTACAGCTTTGGCATCGTCCTCCTGAAGACGCTCAGCGGCGTTCGCAACGGCTCCATGCAAACGCTTCTTCCACAGGCAAGCAGCGTGTGTGCACTTGAACACACCAATCTCAGGATGGACCATCAGTTTAGACTCATCGATCCTTTGGCAAATGGCAATCGCGTGCAGGCATGGAGGCTATGGGAACAGTGCAACCTCATCGAGCTCCTCGACCCTGCCATGGCGAGACCTGCACCGGACGACGCAGAGCTCCTGTACGATCTGGAACGGTGCATCCACGTCGGGCTTCTCTGCGTGCAGGACACGGCGGACGATCGGCCGACCATGCCTGAGGTTGTCACCATGCAGACGAGCAGGACGTCGCAGATGGAACAGCCCATCAGGCCAACTCTTGGCGGCAGCAGATCAGCCATGCATCCGCTTCGTCAGACCGACGCCGTCCTGGGTTCAACCACAACCGATCTCACGTAA